One window of Clarias gariepinus isolate MV-2021 ecotype Netherlands chromosome 21, CGAR_prim_01v2, whole genome shotgun sequence genomic DNA carries:
- the LOC128509558 gene encoding C5a anaphylatoxin chemotactic receptor 1-like has translation MQQFNSSNSSHTTPVSSENFIASSLLGVCFILGVPANIAVIIRLTGWLKGGSFTPRLMLSLAISDLLTLLPLPVWIWSLLHDWVFGLVMCKFLSYLEYLSLYCSILCVMLMSVQRYIQVLQPEKWNKLGMKGKKILLSGMWILSGILSSYALVQRTVSQDRQGRLQCKRCYSNNVERVATLIWEIILFMILFSTLIHFYFHLYRGVNNSAFFSSRLFTKLVTRIVACFFIFWIPLQISNIVIITAVLLRKERLLKSAESGDSITSALTFINSCVNPFLYAFSARALRQHTARTENA, from the coding sequence ATGCAGCAATTCAACTCATCAAACAGTTCACACACTACTCCAGTCTCATCTGAAAATTTCATTGCCAGTAGTTTACTGGGAGTTTGCTTCATACTGGGAGTCCCTGCTAACATAGCAGTAATTATACGTCTTACTGGATGGCTGAAGGGAGGCAGTTTTACCCCAAGACTGATGCTAAGCCTGGCTATATCAGATCTGCTCACTCTGCTGCCTCTGCCAGTTTGGATTTGGTCTCTGCTGCATGACTGGGTCTTTGGTCTGGTCATGTGTAAGTTTCTTTCCTATTTGGAGTACTTAAGTCTCTACTGCAGCATACTTTGTGTGATGTTGATGAGTGTCCAGCGATACATACAAGTGTTGCAACCTGAGAAATGGAACAAGCTTGGCATGAAAGGAAAGAAGATCCTTCTGAGTGGTATGTGGATCCTAAGTGGAATATTATCATCCTATGCTCTTGTACAGCGCACCGTAAGCCAAGACAGACAAGGACGCCTTCAGTGCAAGCGATGCTATAGTAATAATGTGGAAAGAGTGGCTACTTTAATTTGGGAGATTATACTGTTTATGATTTTGTTCTCTACACTGATTCACTTCTACTTTCATCTGTACAGGGGAGTTAATAACTCAGCTTTCTTCAGCAGTCGCTTATTTACAAAGCTGGTGACCAGAATTGTtgcatgtttctttattttttggatCCCATTACAAATCTCCAACATTGTGATCATCACTGCTGTGTTGCTGAGGAAAGAAAGGTTGTTAAAATCTGCTGAATCTGGTGACAGTATTACTTCAGCGCTTACTTTTATTAACAGTTGTGTGAACCCATTCCTGTATGCCTTCTCTGCTCGAGCTTTAAGACAACATACAGCTAGGACAGAAAATGCTTAG
- the LOC128509624 gene encoding leukotriene B4 receptor 1-like, producing the protein MQPHNSSHSSLSAPVSTEDLIASTVLSVCFILGVPANIAVIVRLAGWIKGGSFTPRLMLSLAISDLLTLLFLPFWIWALFHGWAVGLVLCKLFSYLVYLSIYCSILCVMLMSVQRYLQVLNTEKWNKLGSNEKKILLSGMWILSAVLSCYAPVQRTVTQDSQGRLQCKRCYKNDVERVATLVWEITAFVLLSCTVTYFYFHLYRGVNNSAFFRSNSLTKLVIRIIACFFIFWIPFHISNIVIIIAALLGKNNLLKSADSGDNITSALIFINSCFNPFLYAFSARALRQQATGTENA; encoded by the coding sequence ATGCAGCCACACAACTCATCACACAGCTCGCTCAGTGCTCCAGTCTCAACTGAAGATCTGATTGCCAGTACTGTGCTGTCAGTTTGCTTTATACTAGGAGTCCCTGCTAACATAGCAGTAATAGTACGTCTTGCTGGATGGATAAAGGGAGGCAGTTTTACCCCGAGACTCATGCTAAGCCTGGCCATATCAGATCTGCTCACTTTGCTTTTTCTGCCGTTTTGGATTTGGGCTCTTTTTCATGGCTGGGCTGTTGGTTTGGTCCTGTGTAAGCTTTTCTCCTATTTGGTGTACTTAAGTATCTACTGCAGCATACTGTGTGTTATGTTGATGAGTGTCCAGCGATACTTGCAAGTTTTGAATACTGAGAAATGGAACAAACTTGGCAGTAATGAAAAGAAGATTCTTCTGAGTGGGATGTGGATATTAAGTGCAGTATTATCTTGCTATGCTCCCGTACAGCGCACTGTAACCCAAGACAGCCAAGGACGGCTTCAGTGCAAGCGATGCTATAAAAATGATGTGGAAAGAGTGGCTACTTTAGTTTGGGAGATTACAGCTTTTGTACTTCTGTCCTGCACAGTGACTTACTTCTACTTTCATCTTTACCGAGGAGTTAATAACTCAGCTTTCTTCAGAAGTAACTCATTGACAAAGCTGGTGATCAGAATTATtgcatgtttctttattttttggatCCCGTTTCACATCTCCAACATTGTAATCATTATTGCAGCATTGCTAGGgaaaaataatctgttaaaatCAGCAGACTCTGGTGACAATATTACTTCAGCTCtgatttttattaatagttGTTTTAACCCCTTCCTGTATGCCTTCTCTGCTCGGGCTCTACGACAACAAGCAACTGGAACAGAAAATGCTTAG
- the LOC128509525 gene encoding leukotriene B4 receptor 1-like, whose product MLQLNSSNSSLNGPVSTGNLIASSVLTVCFILGVPGNIAVVVRLGGWLKGGSFTPRLMLSLAISDLLTLLTLPVWIWALLHGWAFDLVLCKFLSYLVYLSIYCSILCVMLMSVQRYLQVLYPEKWKKLGRKGKKILLSGMWILSGILSSHALVQRTLNLDREGWLQCKRCYQNDVEKVATLIWDIIIFVVSFPIIVYFYFHLYRRVHNSALFRSNLMTKLVIRIVACFFIFWIPFHINNFLLIIAVLLGNDNLSRSAEAGDNITGALTFINSCVNPFLYAFSARALRQQTAGTENT is encoded by the coding sequence ATGCTGCAACTCAACTCCTCTAACAGCTCACTCAATGGTCCTGTCTCAACTGGAAACCTGATTGCCAGTAGTGTGCTGACAGTTTGCTTCATACTTGGAGTACCTGGTAATATTGCTGTAGTGGTGCGTCTTGGTGGATGGCTAAAGGGAGGCAGTTTCACCCCGAGACTGATGCTAAGTCTGGCCATATCAGATCTCCTCACTCTGCTTACTTTGCCGGTTTGGATATGGGCTCTTCTGCATGGCTGGGCCTTTGACTTGGTTCTTTGTAAGTTTCTCTCCTATTTGGTGTACTTAAGTATCTACTGCAGCATACTGTGTGTGATGTTGATGAGTGTGCAGCGATACTTGCAAGTGCTGTATCCTGAAAAATGGAAGAAGCTTGgcaggaaaggaaagaaaatcctTCTGAGTGGAATGTGGATCCTAAGTGGAATATTATCATCCCATGCTCTTGTACAGCGTACTTTAAACTTGGACAGGGAAGGATGGCTTCAGTGCAAGCGATGCTATCAGAATGATGTTGAAAAAGTAGCCACTTTAATTTGGGATATTATAATTTTTGTGGTTTCATTCCCCATAAtagtttatttctattttcaccTATATCGGAGAGTTCATAACTCAGCTTTGTTTAGAAGTAACCTAATGACCAAACTGGTGATCAGAATTGTggcttgtttctttattttttggatTCCATTTCACATCAACAACTTTCTACTCATCATTGCTGTGTTACTTGGAAATGACAATCTGTCAAGATCAGCAGAAGCAGGAGATAATATCACTGGTGCTCTGACTTTTATTAATAGTTGTGTAAATCCCTTTCTGTATGCTTTTTCTGCACGGGCTCTACGACAGCAAACAGCTGGAACAGAAAATACTTGA